The following DNA comes from Cucumis sativus cultivar 9930 chromosome 7, Cucumber_9930_V3, whole genome shotgun sequence.
GCTGATTCAGATGAACAAAATAAGCAGGTGATTACATTAGTAATTACTGAAACGTAAACTGTTGGAAACTTCACAAAAAGGGAGGAAATGATGGTTAATCCAAAAACTTGTTCATTCCATTGCCAGGCAGCACCACCAGATCCTCCGCCCGAAACTAAGCTGAAATCATGACCTGCATCAAGGCTGTGCTGTGCATGTGTGTTtttcacaaaagaaataaacatcGACGTCTTTACTACTTTgggtttttcattttcctcagATGAAAACAActtctttcattatttcaaataatgaaGAAGTCTTTACTATGGTCCGTTGGCTACGTGTAACAATCTGAAACAAAAATGGACAGGCACGAGATAGTTAACCCCTTtgtatgatatttaaaaagcAAGTCATGAATCAAGAACACGTGAGAAACTTTTTCCCCCCCTTTTGCCAAATCCATGGAGAAGCAATCAACAAACTCATATGACTTTTCACCAATAACATGCATAATCTTGTTTTTAGTAGAGAACATATTAGAAATGAACTGAGTCAgaatcttcttctcttctgtTATAATGAAGGAGAGATGCAGTATCGTTAATATTTCAACTTCTTCACAAAGTATAGCTAAGGAAGAACTAGTTGTCcacgacaaaaaaaaaaaaaaaaaagacctcTGCATCTGATATCTGACAGACTGAACggaagtaaaatttaaaaatcagtACTTAATATGTAATTTTTGAAGTAGGAGAAACCAAGAGCAGTTGAAACATTGAGCAAGTGGGGCTTTATTAATACAGCTTCATGATAGTTAATGTTTAACCCTTTGTCTTTACTAATGTTCTTGTTGCATGCTTGATGCAACTCGCCTGCAATGTAAGAACAGCACATAAAACTTGAAATGCAGTGGTTTCTCTCTTGTTTTCATCATAAAGGTCAAAACTATGAAGCCAGGTAGTAAATTTCAGTCTGAAGCCAAACCAAAATCATTTCTTCCTACCAGTTCTGATCAAGGTAGATCATCAACCTGACATATGTCTATAGACTCCTAAACAAGTTTCCATTCCACGCCGTTGTTAGCTTTAGGGCTTCAATCAaaccaaatattttgatgataacaaacgTAAGTTGTGGTACTAATgatttttagtgttttaaagtaattattttgtagaGTTCAAAAAACGATTTCGATGCATCTTGAATTTTTCAAATCGAAGCTCTACAGACAAAAATATGAGTAAAAGTAGattggaaattaattttgatggGGTCAAGATTGTAAAATTAGCTTTGATGTGGTCAATGACATGGCAATAACGTGGAAAACATGGATCACCGATAAGATGAAATGTGGCGAGTTGTGGGagagagatgaaaagaaaaggagaaaaaagagagaaaatattgaaCCACATAAACTTGCAACGTGtggattttcattttagagaagaaaaaaaagagaggtgAAAATCGTGAAGCTCTCTACACTCCATCCCTTATTTTCTATCCCATTTAATCTTAACCATCCATCATTTTAACCTAGATCCAATGGTTGAGGTTAAACCCCCCTTTTTATTATCaatcattcattcattcttctAGCCAccttttcttgaaaattaagagaaaaattcCAGCAAACTATACTCAATTTTGATCCATCATCCAAGTGCTCAAAAGGCTAAAATTTCTCTCATTCTTATCAAATTCTTGTAAGCGTAATTGTTGAGAGAAAATTGGTTGGAGTGTTGTGAAGCAAAACTTGTGAATCTTACCTATTTAGAGGTGGATCgctttttgtttagttttttattggaattttttttattaaggtttgtgaaaaagaaattggttAGATTGAAAAGGATCCGGGTTTCGCTTTAACCTAGGTAAAGAAAAGAGGGTCGTGTAGGTTTTGTTCTCACTGGAAGAGAATATtctcaaaaaccaaaaatcttGGAGAGTGGACATAGGCACATTGCCGAACCACTATAAGTTCGGTGTCATCTTTTTCCTACACTTGCTTTACTTTTGCACTgagtttattttcaatttgttagATTGCATGTTAGGTTTATCTTGTTGATTTGcattgcaaaattaaaattggtagACAACCCTATTCAACTCCCTCTAGTGTTGCCATTAGATCATAGATGCAATATGTCCTCCCTTAACACTCCCAGATTGGTAAAATGACAAAGCTGGGCAGAAAGAACAGCTCTCACTTTCTCCTTTTGTCAGTTACAGGGTGAAGGAACGGTCTAGTAAAAATGAGAAACGTGGCCGTATTAACATATACTCTATCTCTCCCATTCTCAGCTATTTCCTAACCCAAGAGACCATAAGAATCCTTCCTTCCCACTGTGCAGCCGTGGATTATTCCCAGCAGCTAAGCTCCCATGACACTCACGTGGAAAgagaaataattgattttatggaTGCACCATTAAAATTAGCGGAAAGAGAAGAGGGTGGTGGGCACATTATAAGGACATGAAATTTATTCTAACTACTAGGCCATTAgatgataaaatgaaaatgttggGGGAATCATGAATCACCGAACAGAGCTCTGATAAAACACCTTCATTTTCCTAAATACACAATGAAAAGGAGAATGCTTAAAAGATTCATCATTACATCCCTGGGATGTGGAAACGTGAGTTTAAATCTCTTCAAAACCTACTTTGATCCATTAACTTTCAGTTTCATCTTTAATCTAATCTCGAATGTTCTAATTGTCACTTGGTCCTTCAGTTTTGCATAAAGAACTAATTTGACCGCTAACAATAAGTTTCTAGTTCTATAGTGCGCCTCGCAAAACCTTACATGAAAATTTTTCACAGCAATGATCAAGGTTTTTATATAAGCTTGAGACTCAAACAGTTCGAATCATGAGAACCAAGATGATATAACCGTAAAATTGAAGACAAATATTCCCTCCACGAAAAAATCAGCTTACCCTGAGAAGGCTCAACAGTTCCATTCCCTAGTACGACCTCATAACACTGCCAAACCCAGAGTTTATGCGCAAGTGATGccaaattttgattcattttccTCCCAACCCATTAACCAATCATgtgaaattttgattcaaaCAACTATTACTCCTATAACACTTTCTCCATACAGCCACGAAATAATCTGATCCACCTATTCGTATTCTACAAGTATACGCCGAAGACATACTGCTCTTTCATCAGAAATATATCCGAATATGGGGTGCGTCTACTTCTAATCTATAGCAATTCGAGCAAACATAAGAAGAAACAAACCTAATGGGAAATCATCTTAATCTAAAGTTACCTCGCTACTACGACAACAAGAAATAAAGCAAAACAAAGCAAGAAGGGATAGAGAAAGTGACAAATGAAGTTAGAAGCTAAGCACTAACCGGCCTCAGAAGCTCGCCTGGCGCGTTTGATCTTTTGAAACTTAAGGTGTATGTCCAAAAGAAGTTGCATTCTCTGATACTCTAAATCCTTCATGAATTGCATCCGTTGCATCTCCAATTCCAACACCTGCCTCTGTTTTTCTGCCTCCACTCTCTCATAAATATCAGTAATCGTCCTTATTGCCTCGGCCAGTTTTCTATAACCTACCTCTCTGTCCTTGAAACTTGAACCCGAGAGCGAATTATCAGAATCTAAGCCATCTTTTCCTTCATCCTCATTCAAGTTCTCATCCCGACGAAGGTAGGAGTCGCAAAAGCTCCTATAAACGTGAGTCGAACGACGCTTCTTAGTTACGGATCGAGGAGCAACCGGGACCTTCGAGAACAGCGACAATTTCGGAGACGTAACCGGTGAGGATTGAGAGTTAGACACGGAGACCGACGTCGAAGCCTTGTGGCTATTCCCTATAAGATCGTCAAGGCATGAGAAAAACGGCCAAGCGCAAACGTACTTACCACCGGATTCTTGAATTCGCACCTTCTCGATTTTGTACTTCCTCTTAAGCGTATCGATACGGTTTTTACACTGAATAGCCGTACGAAAGAACTTCCTGTCGTGGCCATGGCTGGAGTTGACAGCATCAGCGATCTCTTGCCAGTGTTTATGGCGAAGACTGCCGCGGTTCAAATCGAGATGACGTTGACCCCAGGCATGGATGAGAGTGGAAGTATGGTCGAAAGTCCAAGAGTCTTCGCGAAGTGGAACGGTGGAAGGCATGAGAAGGAGGGGGAGAGGGGAGGACTGTGGCTGGTGGGGAATCGTGGCGGCGGTGGTGATTACGGCGGGTTTTGCATGCGGGAAGGAAGGCAAGGCAGTGTAATATTTGgggagagaaaggaaagcGGTGAAGTGTAGTGGAAAGCGAACGTGTCGAAGGAATTGGTTTAAAGCGGCACTTGGATCAATCCATTGGCGCGATTGCCCTTCCGCTTCCTCATTGctttggttggttttttcttttggcctCGAGCGCGCGGCGCTACAAGttaatgtttgaattttttactCGTTGCTGCACTTCCTTTACTTTTggattattatttaaatggaaaatttacaaaaatcaCCCAgtgttatttgtaattttaccTTCAAATTGAGTTCGATTTTAAGAGgtggtttttgtaatttgctcttatttaattatgagctaacttaaaatttcataGAATAAAAAGATACTCCTTTTGTTTCGATATTACACTTGAccttttaccctttttttttttattgagttttctttATTGCGCCCTTATAATTTGAGAGCAATATGATTACCCTACAAGAAAAAGTGTCTCTTCTGATGCCATAAACATGAGTTAGGAGTtaaatagttgaaaaaaatattattcccTAACAAACAACATAAGAAGAGTGTCGGGAGAGCTTTCGCGTAAAAGAAGAGGTTGAATCCATACAAATTCTCTTTGAGAAGCTTTTGAGGGTTTGGAAATGTTTGAGAGTGAAAGTGAAGAATTCTGAGTTGGTCCAAGCTGGTTGTTGATGGAGTATTCGAAGAGTTCAAGCTTCTAATTCATCTTTGATCCATCTCCAAGCCAACTGCATTGTTGTATTGAGCTACTGAAACTTATTCAATGATATTGACTAACAGTGAACCTAGATCAAACTTGATGGCAATCGATATAAACTCAAGTGTTCTCTCTTTCTCATCTGTTTATCTTTGCTCTGTTCTTGATATCTGATTACTGTACAGTAGTTTGGTTATAAGAGCTGTATATTCCTTCTATCTGGAGTGTTCAAACTGAACAGCCAATACTTTCAGTTAAGCCCTTTGCCTCTTCCATTAACTTTTGTTGACCCACCGAGCTAACCAAAGTCCACTGTTTTGGTGCATGAGTCAACATTTATTGACTACATGGCTAACCTTTTGTTGGGTATGGAACCAAGTGGAGCTCTAAATGAATGAATTTGGAGAAACaaggttttgaaaaaacaCAAGACAGCAACACATGAACGCGGGTAAGTAAAAGTTCTTCATAAAACATTTCGCACTATATTGTAATCTGTAAAAGTAATATATGGCTCCTTTATTTTCCATATAAATCACGGATCATCATTGTTTCTTTACAGGAATGACTAACATTTACAACATGCAACTGATCAGATTTGTCTACAAATGACCATTTACAGTAATTTTTTACACCGATACTGGAAGcatgtaaaaaaagaaaggaaaaatataacCCTCAAGTGAGGATGATATTTTCAGGACCTTAAAACTTATCAAAACCCAGCTGGGTGTGAAGCATACTCACAGCCAAGTGAAATTTGGAGATCATCTTCCATTATTCTAAACTTCAGGTATAGATGACAGCAGTTCctgatggaaagaaaattgtgAGCATTATAATTACAAGATTCAGGCAGCTAACTAAAAATAAGTATCAAACATCAGAGACAGTGTCACTCCATTACCTTTGAAAACTGTAGATGCAAGTTGTTGGTATCAGGGTTTCTAACGGTagaatgcatattgtgattggGAGACGTAGTCACGGAAATGGGGTTAACTCGCATTGCAAAAGAAGACTGCAAAAACGATGTGTTTCTTGAAGAAGTTGGCAAAGTCCGTTTCAACCAAGATTCTGATGGAGATTTTGGTGGAGGTGGAGCAAAAGGCAGCCTTAACTGTGAATAGCCATTGCAAGAACCATCTCCATTACCGACCCTCTTGGGAAATTCATTTCTTGAATCCTTTCCATTGGTAGCACCTTCAGAAGTTCTCAGATCAGAGGAGGCCTCAACAGGGCCAATCTTTTCATCATCCAACTCGTGCTTCTTACCATATTCTGGAAAAGTTACGTTATTCCCTTCATAACTTGACTTCTCAGGTTGTTTCCTAGTGTTATCTTTAGTGAGATCATTGGAATCGCATCGGCTGCTTGGTTTCAAGGGAAATTGGTTTTCCAGATCAAACTTCTTGTTTGCAAATCGTGAGCTTGTCAACTTTGCAGCATCCTGAGTATGTTCTGGTTTGAGCCTGGAGTAATTTGTATCCAGTTTAACCTTAAACAATGATATATCGGAACAAGTTTGCAAGCAGGAATCCAAAGATTTCAAACTGTCAGGTCTCGGAATGTTTTTTTCACCTACCGTGTTCATATTCTTGACATCTAGGGTTGCAGAATCCAGTGTACACAGTTCTTTCATTTCGGTGCTTTTAATAAAAGTATCATCAATCATATCTCCACTGTAACTTATCCCTTTCACATCCAAAGAATTTGAACTTGAATGTGGAGATTTAATTTTGTGAACAGAATCTATGTAGAGAGTTTTCTCAACAGGACTGGCTGAACCCGACTCGTCACTCAGTAATGCTTGAAAGCTATTTAGGCTTCTTCTACGTGATTCATTATATTCATTTGTCACAGATTTGGTAGCCTTCCCAGCGTAATCAAGAGAAGGATTTACATTGTCATGTACAGCTTGGGAAGGTTCATTTGGGTAGTTGGACATGTCCTCATCCTGCAAATGCCTGtataaagaaaatgcatcGCCTTCCTGAATATTACTTTTGCCATGGTTTTTGCTGGATTTAGTTGCATTTTCTTCCAGCTGCTGCTTAGTTATTCCTTGACCATGAATTTGTCGTCTCTCATTTACAGCATCCTTGGAACACTGGATTTCGAATAGTACAGATTGCACAGTTAGAAATTTGACATGGTGGTTACaacgaaaatgaaaataataagagaaGAGGACAATACCCCAATTGAGCTATTACGAATTCTTCGCACCGAAGTGGCTTGCATTCTCATTCCAGGTACTGGATTTAATAAACCAAATGAACCTTTTAAGCAAAACCGAGGAAGAAAACCACATCCCTGAGTGGAAGAGTATCCAGACTCATCAtaatcatcatcttcatcatcactTTCTTCCatgaatatttcttttacatgTTTTGTCTGAACATGCAGGTTTGGCCGACTCTGCCTATCCCTATTTGTCACCAATTTAACTTCCCTAGGCCGCTCGGTGCTTACAGTTTGTTTTCTAATAGTATGTGGAGGCGTTTCTGATGCCATTGCCTTTGCTGCAGGCAAAAATCGGTCCATCATGAAATCACGAGTATGTGGATCCATAGAGGAGGCCTCTGAAGGTTTAATTTCTGAATCATCTAATCCACTCACTCCACTAATACTACAATTCAAGAAGAAGGATTCTGATCGAGAAAATCTATCATTTGCATCCCTGTAaacctcctcctcttcttcttcatcgtcGTTTCCTGACTTACAACTGGTCatctcttcaacttcttctctGGCATTTTCATCTAATGACGCATTTACAGAAGTATGAACTTCTTGGTTTACTTTTTGGACCCTTCCGGGTGGGAGTTTCGGGACAAGTGGAGGCCGTTTGCAAATCTGAGTATTTGTACTGCTTTCATCCTTGGGTTTACCTGGAGTTCGCTCCCACAAAAAAGGAACAGTTCCAGGAATCCTCACTGGACCAGATTTCAATTCTGATTTATAAACAGGAAGAGGAGGAATTTTGGATTCGGGTCTGGTTTTTTCATTAGTCTCGAATGATGTTTCTGTAGATGTAAAACGCCTCACAGAAAGAAGAGGTTGATTAAAATCCAGCTGTTTCTCTTCCATCAAATTCCTTAATGAAATCATGAGGTTGATCCTGAAGAAGACCACAGTTATATTAAAACACTGCACAAAGTAACAAAGGGCTGTTGAAGGTGCTCAAAAACAACCCCAGCTTAGATCTTTATTTGATCCACTGATCAATAGACACGAGAAAGTAAAGTTTCTGCCTAAGCTCAATAATCTAAATGACCAAAATGAgattctaaacaaaatttcacacGATGTATGATGCACTTCCATCACTAATTAGGAACCCATAAAATACCCACTTCCAATGAATCTTGGAACTCACAGAATCCGTTCACCAAACACCTTATATTCATTCTGAACTCACCATTCGAAAAACCCAACTTAATGATCAAAATAACACGCTCCCAGAAAATGaaatccaataaaaaatcAGATACACAATTGGAATTAGATAATAGATGCACCTTGCACAAGAACAgtaacataaaacataaaacgtCAGTTAACAAACAAGCCCCCACAACACTATGTTCATAAATTTCGAATTAAAGAAGCTAAAgaatagcaaaagaaactaACCGCAATTACGGATAAAGATAGAGAAGCCTCTTTTAAGTTTGCACCGACCCAAGAACCAGTTCGATCTACTACTCCTTGTAGACAGCGAAGGAATACAAGCTGTAATTgcgaaagaaatgaaatgacagagagagagagaactttTGTCCAAGAATCTGAACCAAACCATGCatggaaatttaaaaattaaagagatgataataaagagaaagggacatatagagagagaaagcaGTATGTGGGTCAGTGTGGAACTTACCGGGGATGACCATGGCAGAGTGGAATTTACTCATATTTAATGGAAGAAGACAGTTTGTTCgtaaaagaaggaaaggaaaataaaaggtatGGTTTTTTTGTAAGGGGAAAGTTCTCTTTTcaatgttaaattacaaaattacaaagttATATTGTCGGTTTGTTTAAAACTTACGAAGCTACGCATTTACtgaacttttgtttttgtttgttcttttcttttgagttatatataatttatattacttCATATTACAACCATAATAAATTCACACCTTTATTcgtaaagtaaaataaaatatatatctaatatcGTTTACACATCCTTTGTCAGATCGATTTTATTTGAATCAGTTCgacttaaaatttgtaattttctatAGTCATTAGCCGATTGATATTTACTctttgttttggttatttgtgtaagttttatgtttgatttgcTCACCTCTAATCTAAGGTATTGATATCCTCATTCATTATCAAATTCTCTATTAAGTTTAGGTGAGAATAGGATTTTTGgtaataaattattcaatgtttattttttctaataactaaatctaataatgttttaaataaataatttataatatagttttcatttaaaataaataataataataaatatcatacaataatatttcaaatgccaaaatataattaaaacgTTCCAccacaattttataaatgctcaacacatattttcaaattaaattttacaaaatattgtcATACACC
Coding sequences within:
- the LOC101217807 gene encoding trihelix transcription factor ASIL2; the protein is MPSTVPLREDSWTFDHTSTLIHAWGQRHLDLNRGSLRHKHWQEIADAVNSSHGHDRKFFRTAIQCKNRIDTLKRKYKIEKVRIQESGGKYVCAWPFFSCLDDLIGNSHKASTSVSVSNSQSSPVTSPKLSLFSKVPVAPRSVTKKRRSTHVYRSFCDSYLRRDENLNEDEGKDGLDSDNSLSGSSFKDREVGYRKLAEAIRTITDIYERVEAEKQRQVLELEMQRMQFMKDLEYQRMQLLLDIHLKFQKIKRARRASEADCYT
- the LOC101218044 gene encoding uncharacterized protein LOC101218044, encoding MISLRNLMEEKQLDFNQPLLSVRRFTSTETSFETNEKTRPESKIPPLPVYKSELKSGPVRIPGTVPFLWERTPGKPKDESSTNTQICKRPPLVPKLPPGRVQKVNQEVHTSVNASLDENAREEVEEMTSCKSGNDDEEEEEEVYRDANDRFSRSESFFLNCSISGVSGLDDSEIKPSEASSMDPHTRDFMMDRFLPAAKAMASETPPHTIRKQTVSTERPREVKLVTNRDRQSRPNLHVQTKHVKEIFMEESDDEDDDYDESGYSSTQGCGFLPRFCLKGSFGLLNPVPGMRMQATSVRRIRNSSIGCSKDAVNERRQIHGQGITKQQLEENATKSSKNHGKSNIQEGDAFSLYRHLQDEDMSNYPNEPSQAVHDNVNPSLDYAGKATKSVTNEYNESRRRSLNSFQALLSDESGSASPVEKTLYIDSVHKIKSPHSSSNSLDVKGISYSGDMIDDTFIKSTEMKELCTLDSATLDVKNMNTVGEKNIPRPDSLKSLDSCLQTCSDISLFKVKLDTNYSRLKPEHTQDAAKLTSSRFANKKFDLENQFPLKPSSRCDSNDLTKDNTRKQPEKSSYEGNNVTFPEYGKKHELDDEKIGPVEASSDLRTSEGATNGKDSRNEFPKRVGNGDGSCNGYSQLRLPFAPPPPKSPSESWLKRTLPTSSRNTSFLQSSFAMRVNPISVTTSPNHNMHSTVRNPDTNNLHLQFSKELLSSIPEV